TGTGAATGCGGGTCAGCACGCCCTTGCCGTCGCCGAGCCCCTTATAGACGAAAGCCGCATGATAGACCGGGTCGAACGGGGAACGATAGGCGTAGCCCTGCAACGGTCCGATCGGGGAATCCGTCGTGAATGTCGAGACACGCTCGATCAGCTTTTCCCGCGCCTGCCGGTAAGCGATCATGTCCGCGATGGTGACGTGCTTCAGGTTATGCTTCTGGGCGAAATCCGCGACCTGCTGGCCCTTCATCACCGTGCCATCGTCATTCATCAGTTCGCTGATGACGCCGACAGGCGGCAGCTTGGCGAGCTTGCACAGATCGACCGCCGCTTCGGTATGGCCCGCACGCAGCAGCACGCCGCCCTCGCGCGCGATCAGCGGAAAGATATGTCCCGGCCGCGCGAAGTCCGCCGCACCCGCATTCGGATTGGCCAGCGCGCGGCAACACGCGACCCGCTCATCGGCGGAAATGCCGGTGGTCATGCCGGGCTTGTAGTCGATCGACACCGTGAACGCGGTGGTGTGGTTGGAATCGTTGTGAGCGACCATCGGATCGAGACGCAGACGCCGCGCATCCTCCACCGTCAACGGCGCGCAGACGATGCCGGAGGTGTGACGGATGATGAAAGCCATCTTCTCCGAAGTGCACAGGCTGGCGGCGACGATCAGATCGCCCTCGCCCTCGCGGTCATCGTCATCGGTCACGACGACAATCTCGCCCGCGGCAAAAGCCTTCAGAACGTCGGCAATGGAATTCGGCATTTTTCGGTTCTCTGACGCAACTCTATGGATCGTATGACGCTCCGCGCGGCCTCGTGCAACGGCCTGCGTGCTGACAATTCCTTACCTATCCGGGGCAAATGGCACAATCGGAATTCCGTAAGGTTTTCATAGACTCTTTTCACAGCCCACCATTTGACGCATTGAACATAGGTGCCCAATCGCCCATATCCAGAACGGAATTCGCCGGCCGCTCCCGCCGTCGCCCATCCTTCACATCATCGGCCAGTTGCACGATTTTCATGACCCCTTTCGTCACCCGAATCCTGATCGCCGGTCTTGCGGGCATCGTCATGGCCGCCACCATCCCGCTTCCCGGCAACGCTCAGACCACGAACGCCGTGACCGGCATCTGGCTGACGGAAAAAGGCGACGCCAGGATTCGCATCACGACCTGCGGCGCAGGGATTTGCGGCAAGGTGATCGGCCTGCGCGAGCCGATCGACCCGGACACCGGAAAGCCCGCGACCGACAACAAGAATCCGAATCCGGCGCTCGCCCAGCGCCCCGTCGTCGGGCTCAATCTGTTCAACGACATGCGCGCGACCGGTCCCACGAGTTGGGCGGGCCGTATCTACAATGCGGATGACGGCCAGTTCTACGCCAGTAAGGTCATGCTTCAGGGACCGGCGCGGCTGCGCGTGGAAGGCTGCGTCGGCGCGCTGTGCGGCGGCGAGACGTGGAGCAAGGTCGGCAATTAAGCCGGCTCCGCGCGCGAAGCCGGGGCGCGATTACGTGCCGGGTTGCGGGTCCCAGCTTTCGGCGCTCGCACCGGCCAGTGCCCTGACCCGCTCCTCGTCGCGGGCGAATTCCGAGGCAATACCGGAATACACCACATGGCCATCGTCGAGCACGTAGGCGCGATCCGAAATCTCGACCGCCGCGCGCACGTTCTGCTCGACCAGCAGCACCGAGATGCCCTGCTCCCGCGCGCGCTGGATTACCCGAAAGACCTCCTGCACGATCAGCGGCGCAAGACCCTGCGACGGCTCATCGAGCAGGATCAGTTTCGGATTGAGCAACAGCGCGCGCGCGATCGCCAGCATTTCCTGTTCGCCGCCGGACAACTGTCCGCCCTTGTTGGCCTTGCGTTCCGCCAGCCGCGGAAACAGTTCGTACACCCGTTCGATCGACCACGGTCCCGGCCGCTCGGCCGGCACTTTCAGGTTTTCCTCCACCGTCAGGTTCGGGAATATCTTCCGTCCCTCCGGCACGAAGCCGACGCCGAGCGCGGCAATGCGATAGGGATTGAGCTGCGTCGTGGTCTGGCCGAAAATCCGCACCGTTCCCTCGCGCGCCTTGGTCAGTCCCATCAGGCTGCGCATGGTCGTGCTTTTCCCCGCCCCGTTGCGGCCGAGCAGCGAGACGATCTCCCCTTCCCGGACCTCAAGACCGACGCCGCGCAGGATGTGGCTCTTGCCGTAATAAGTGTGAAGGCCCTCGGCCTCGAGCACCACGCTTGTCATGCCGCACCCTTTCCGAGATAGGCCGCCTGCACGATCTCATTGGCGGCGATCTCCGGCGGCGTGCCTTCCGCCAGCATCTTGCCTTCGGCCAGCACCGTGATGCGGTCGGCCAGATGAAAGACGACGCGCATGTCGTGCTCGATCAGCACGATGGTGAGCTTCTCGTCGCGATGCAGTTTCCGGATCAGTTGCGTCACGTCATAGGTTTCCTGATCGCCCATGCCAGCGGTCGGCTCGTCGAGCAGCAGCAATTTCGGGTTGAGCGCGATCGCCATCATGATCTCGGTCGCGCGCTGGTCGCCATGCGACAGCTCGCCCGCGATACGATCGGCCTTGTCCGTCAGTCCGCCCATCCTGATCAGGTCGGCAACCCGCGCCGCGACCTTCCCGGCCGCCTCGGGCGACATCCGGAAGCTGAGGCGATGGCCTTCCGCAACCTCGACCGCGACCCGGATATTCTCGTAGACCGACAGTTCGGGAAATATCTCCGTGATCTGGAACGTGCGCGCCATGCCGCTCCAGACCCGCTCGACCGGCGGCATGTCCGTCACATCGGTCTCGTTGAATGTGATCTTGCCGGCGCTCGGGCTCAGAAAGCCGCTGATCATGTTGAAGAACGTGGTCTTGCCGGCGCCGTTTGGGCCGATCACCGCCCGCAACTCGCCCGGCTGCACGGTCAGCGAGACGCTGTCCACGGCGACAAGGCTGCCGAACCGCTTGGTGACGTTTTCGATCCGCAGGATGCTCATGACGTGGCCTTCCGTTTCAGCGCGCCCAGCACACCGCGCGGGAAGAACAGCACGATCAGCACGAAGAACAGGCCGACGAACGACATCCAGTTCTCGGTCTGGCTTGACAGATAATCTTGCAGCACGACGAAGATCGCGGCGCCGATCAGCGGCCCCCAGAACGAACGCATGCCGCCCAGCACCGCCATGATCACGAAGTCGCCGGATTGCGTCCAGTACAGCGCGCGCGGATCGACGAAATTGTTCAGGAGCGCATACAGCGCGCCCGCAAGGCTGACGAAGGCGCAGGAAATCGTCCACGATATCCAGATATGCCGGTCGATCGGAATGCCGAGAAAGCGCGCGCGCCGCTCGTTCTCGCGAATGGCGATCAGCGTATGTCCGAAGGGCGAACGCAGCACCCATGCCATCACCGCGACCGCGACGGCGAAGATCGCCAGCACGAAGAAATAGAACAGCCGCGAATTGCCCTGAATGTCGAGCGTGGTGAAGCCGAGATCGATCGGGAGGCGTCCCCATCCGGTCAGGCCATCGTCACCGCCCGTCACCGAATGCCAGCGGAACGCGATGAAGTAGAACACCTGGCCGAACGCGATGGTCACCATCGCGAAATAGACACCGCGCAGCCGGATGATCATCGGGCCGATGATCGCGGCCGCGAACGTGCCGATCAGAACGCCGAAGATGATCGCAAGCCCGGTG
The nucleotide sequence above comes from [Pseudomonas] carboxydohydrogena. Encoded proteins:
- a CDS encoding branched-chain amino acid ABC transporter permease, which gives rise to MDALDRNKLLANIIVWVALAAMPYWLPAIGGYTELGTRVVILGLAAMSLNFLLGYTGVLSFGHAAYFGLGAYGAGLMLRYLYPSTGLAIIFGVLIGTFAAAIIGPMIIRLRGVYFAMVTIAFGQVFYFIAFRWHSVTGGDDGLTGWGRLPIDLGFTTLDIQGNSRLFYFFVLAIFAVAVAVMAWVLRSPFGHTLIAIRENERRARFLGIPIDRHIWISWTISCAFVSLAGALYALLNNFVDPRALYWTQSGDFVIMAVLGGMRSFWGPLIGAAIFVVLQDYLSSQTENWMSFVGLFFVLIVLFFPRGVLGALKRKATS
- a CDS encoding ABC transporter ATP-binding protein — encoded protein: MSILRIENVTKRFGSLVAVDSVSLTVQPGELRAVIGPNGAGKTTFFNMISGFLSPSAGKITFNETDVTDMPPVERVWSGMARTFQITEIFPELSVYENIRVAVEVAEGHRLSFRMSPEAAGKVAARVADLIRMGGLTDKADRIAGELSHGDQRATEIMMAIALNPKLLLLDEPTAGMGDQETYDVTQLIRKLHRDEKLTIVLIEHDMRVVFHLADRITVLAEGKMLAEGTPPEIAANEIVQAAYLGKGAA
- the ribB gene encoding 3,4-dihydroxy-2-butanone-4-phosphate synthase, whose protein sequence is MPNSIADVLKAFAAGEIVVVTDDDDREGEGDLIVAASLCTSEKMAFIIRHTSGIVCAPLTVEDARRLRLDPMVAHNDSNHTTAFTVSIDYKPGMTTGISADERVACCRALANPNAGAADFARPGHIFPLIAREGGVLLRAGHTEAAVDLCKLAKLPPVGVISELMNDDGTVMKGQQVADFAQKHNLKHVTIADMIAYRQAREKLIERVSTFTTDSPIGPLQGYAYRSPFDPVYHAAFVYKGLGDGKGVLTRIHKPNVIKDIFFSSHRLEKVLERFKANGSGVLVYLRDGVVGVPVAPLEQHHSSEEDRHRQWREVGIGAQILRDLGVTSIRHLTSAVHDYKGLSGYGIEIVGNEPFES
- a CDS encoding ABC transporter ATP-binding protein, with protein sequence MTSVVLEAEGLHTYYGKSHILRGVGLEVREGEIVSLLGRNGAGKSTTMRSLMGLTKAREGTVRIFGQTTTQLNPYRIAALGVGFVPEGRKIFPNLTVEENLKVPAERPGPWSIERVYELFPRLAERKANKGGQLSGGEQEMLAIARALLLNPKLILLDEPSQGLAPLIVQEVFRVIQRAREQGISVLLVEQNVRAAVEISDRAYVLDDGHVVYSGIASEFARDEERVRALAGASAESWDPQPGT
- a CDS encoding DUF2147 domain-containing protein — encoded protein: MTPFVTRILIAGLAGIVMAATIPLPGNAQTTNAVTGIWLTEKGDARIRITTCGAGICGKVIGLREPIDPDTGKPATDNKNPNPALAQRPVVGLNLFNDMRATGPTSWAGRIYNADDGQFYASKVMLQGPARLRVEGCVGALCGGETWSKVGN